The window CTGGAGTTTCGTTACCGATTGTTACTCTTTGTGCTGCTGAAGTAATCTCTAATAATGCATTCTCCATGTCAGGATGTTGTTTATATAACGCTATTACTTGTGACATACTATCCCTAACTGGTTCAACAAAATCATCATTAAGATTAAGTCCCTCATTAACTGATTTTCTAGCTACTATAAAAGGTAATGTTGTATTATAATACTCTTCCAATACCTCCTTGGAAGTTAAATATTTAATAAATTCTGCTGCTTCTTTTTTATGTTTTGAATCTTTCATTATATGTAATTCATGTGCTGCCAATAAACTTGCACCATCAGTAGCATCTGTTGATGGAATCATTCCTAGAGCAAGACTGTCTTTTATTTCTGGATTAATTCCTATGACTCCACTTGTTCCCCATACTTGGTCGAAATACATTCCTAATCTGCCGATAGCCATTAAGTTTCTAAGGTCTTTTAACTTAGCAGCTTCTGGATTAAGTCCTTGTTCCTGTAATTCTTTATAGAATTTTAGAGCTTTCAAGTTTTCATTTGTATTGATTTCTACTTCGCCTTTATCATTATAGACATTTCCACCAAAACTTAGCATTGTACTTAATACATTTTCCCCACTTACTGGTACAGATGCTGTTGAAGAACCTAATCCAAATACCTTATTACCTTCTTTATCCTTCAATTCAGATAACTTCTCAGCATATTCTATCATTTCATCATAAGTCTTTGGTGGTGAATTAGGATCAAGACCAGCTTGTTCAAAGAGATCCTTATTATAAACTAGAAGGAATGTACTACATATCCAAGGTGCTGCATACAGCTTGCCATCACTTGACATTGTTTCCCTTACACCTTCATATATGTCGTTGACATAATCTTCTCCAAGTAAATCATCAAGAGGCTCAATGAATCCAGAGTTCAAATAAGAACTAAAAGCTGAAGATTCACCATGTACTACATCAGGAGCATCTCCTGAATTAGCTTTAATTAGAACTTGTTGCTTAAGATCTCCATAAGGGTAACTAACGAATTCTATTTTTACATTCGTTTTCTCCTCAAAATCTTTCGCTACTTTTGTATAGAATTTTTCTGTTGCTTTTTCTAAAAGTCCATAAGTCGCAAATTGAATTGTTACTTGTTCATTAGAATCAGAATCTCCCCCATTGCTATTTTCTTCAACTTTCTTATCATCTTTATTACCACATGCTGCCAAACAAAACACCATAACAAAAATCAAAATACCCATAGTCATTGTTTTAAAAAACTTTTTAGACATATTAACACTCCTTTAAGTTTATTTAATTTATAATGAAAGACATATTAACTTTTCAAATATGCCAGTTCACTTCGAAAAACAATAAAGCTATATTTTATACTTCTAGAATTTATGTATAATTCTATATACACTCGAATGTATATACCCCAAAAAAATATATAACTTCAGCCTATTATAGATTTAGTTGTTTTACCAATAATTAAATCCGTATTAATATCAATATCTTTTACAGCTTTTCCTTCTATTTTATCGATTAGTACTTCTAGGGCTGCACTACTTATTTTTTTCCTTGGAATTTCAACAGTTGTTAATCTTGGAACCATATACTTAGCTATAGATGTATCATTATATCCAATTATAGATACATCATCAGGTACTTGTAGATTCAAAGATTTTACTGCACTCATTACAACATAAGCATGCATGTCATCATTAGCTAAAATAGCTGTAGGTCTATTTTTCGAACTAAATAACTCATGACATTTTTCATAAACATCTTTATATCCATTAGCTTGGATAATATAACTCTGGTTAATCTCTATATTATATTTATCATGGATTTCAGTATATGCTTTTACTCGAAAGTCATTGTAATCTATAGTTTTTTGTTCTTTAATACTAGAATCTACAAAAGCAATATTTCTGTGCCCTAACTCAATTAGATGCTCCATGGCTTTTATGGTTCCTCCATATATATCTATATTGACATATGTAATATCTTTGGAAACATTCTCATGTATTCTATTACCAAATAATATTGTAGGTATACCGATATTAGAAAATCTATTGATCAAATCTCCTTCTAATATATCTGTACTTATTATGGCCCCATCAAATTGTCTGCTAATTAATGTATTGATATATTGTTCATCACTTCTTGTATTACAGAATGATATGATATAACCTTTTTCATTAGCTATGTCTTCCATATCCATAACAATCTTAGCAAAGTGCTCATTACTTATATCATCACAGATAAAAGCTATATGATAACTTTTTTTACATTTTAATCCTAATGCAACAGTATTAGGATGATAACCTAGTTCTTCTATAGCTTTCAAAACTCTTTCTCTTTTTTCATTACTTACATATCTATTATTATTAGTAACATACGAAACAATTGTTGGTGTCACTCCTGCTCGTTCTGCTACATCTTTTCTTGTAACTCTTTTACTGGTCATTCAATCTCCCCATTTACTAATACATCAACATGTTATAAATCTTATAAATAAAAGTTATATTTTTGTATATATTTTTATATTTTATTTATATATATTTTTATGTTTCATATTATATCACAAAAAACATTATTTGTACACACGAATGTATATATTTTTTTAACATTATCATATTATGCTTTTGATCATAGTTTTATCTTATATATAAGTACAAAAAATGTTATAATCTTTAACATGAAATAATTTAATCTAGACATTAATTTATTAATGACAGAAGAAAGATAGGGTTAATGATTTATGAAACATAATATAATTATAGCAGAATCGGGTCTTTGACAGTTGTATAAAGAAAAAATCTATGAAAGCCTTGATTTAGGCTAATTTTTTTGTCAAATTTTACATTTTACTATATCGCACTTTATCGCACTGTGTTATAATATAATGTATAGGAGGTGTATTACTATGAGAT is drawn from Vallitalea longa and contains these coding sequences:
- a CDS encoding ABC transporter substrate-binding protein, producing MSKKFFKTMTMGILIFVMVFCLAACGNKDDKKVEENSNGGDSDSNEQVTIQFATYGLLEKATEKFYTKVAKDFEEKTNVKIEFVSYPYGDLKQQVLIKANSGDAPDVVHGESSAFSSYLNSGFIEPLDDLLGEDYVNDIYEGVRETMSSDGKLYAAPWICSTFLLVYNKDLFEQAGLDPNSPPKTYDEMIEYAEKLSELKDKEGNKVFGLGSSTASVPVSGENVLSTMLSFGGNVYNDKGEVEINTNENLKALKFYKELQEQGLNPEAAKLKDLRNLMAIGRLGMYFDQVWGTSGVIGINPEIKDSLALGMIPSTDATDGASLLAAHELHIMKDSKHKKEAAEFIKYLTSKEVLEEYYNTTLPFIVARKSVNEGLNLNDDFVEPVRDSMSQVIALYKQHPDMENALLEITSAAQRVTIGNETPEEVIKKLDDKLKQVLK
- a CDS encoding LacI family DNA-binding transcriptional regulator produces the protein MTSKRVTRKDVAERAGVTPTIVSYVTNNNRYVSNEKRERVLKAIEELGYHPNTVALGLKCKKSYHIAFICDDISNEHFAKIVMDMEDIANEKGYIISFCNTRSDEQYINTLISRQFDGAIISTDILEGDLINRFSNIGIPTILFGNRIHENVSKDITYVNIDIYGGTIKAMEHLIELGHRNIAFVDSSIKEQKTIDYNDFRVKAYTEIHDKYNIEINQSYIIQANGYKDVYEKCHELFSSKNRPTAILANDDMHAYVVMSAVKSLNLQVPDDVSIIGYNDTSIAKYMVPRLTTVEIPRKKISSAALEVLIDKIEGKAVKDIDINTDLIIGKTTKSIIG